gttgtatggtgtaaagtttttttttttttaaaagaggaaACTATAGTAAACTTTATTCATTTAATATCATAGTATACAAtagggaaagagaaaagagggtCAAAACAATGGTCTCCTCATTCTCttttgcaagttgcaacactAGAAATAGCTAAAACAACACAATTAcatctttaaaaaaacaaaagataaaaataaaaaataaatactaacaAGTTGTTCACAAATCAGCTTAATATCCTTCAAGATCCAGCCAACCACTTCCAAAGAATACTATCTAATCTTGATTGCATTGACCTCCATGAACTCCATAGTGTAAGTAGCAGACTTCAAAGATCAATTCATTTATCTTCTAAAAAACTAAACATGCATGACCAGCCTGAATGAATTCCAATAAGGAGCATGAAGCCAAATGACGTGTGCAAAGGAACATTCTTGTAGCAGATGTATACATGATTTAGTTGGATTAGAGGTTGAAGCCATGTTGTCTTTGGAAGCATCATCAATGGTTGTTAAGtctagttttcaattttttttcccttttttcaattttttattttatatttttttttttatgaacaaatcTAGTTTTCACATAGAAACAAAACTTGGGGACTTTCTTCAGCTGATAAACAACGAAAATTCTAAAACTACCTTTGGGATCCTAAGCCCATGGTAGTTAAGGCTGAGAATTTTCATGGATTGGATTGGGGTTGAGGACCAACCCCAGTGATGGGAATAACCAAATGGATGCTGCATTTCTCAatcatctgttttttttttttgtttatgattcAAATCAAGATCCTTGTTATAAACAAAGGCTCCAGCAGACCGTTTAGAAGGTAATGGCGTGGATACAAGGGAgtaattagaattcaatttgGCCTTATTCCTAATAACTCGCTTCCAGCTATGTAAGGATGATGTCTTTAGTTTTAGATTCTCGGTAGGTTCCTCATAAGAGAATTCCATCTCAATATCCTCATAAATCTCGAGAAGTTTCTTcattgaatttttgaaattacTTACCTCTATCTTAGAAACAGGATAGCTGTGGTGAATAGACTTGGTGTTTGACGAGGACTCAAAGAAGTCTATATTATGAATTTCGGTATTATCACAATGTTCCAATTCACGAGGGATAATAGTCTTATCACAATTCAAATTTGTATCCAAATGAGAAGCCACTATATCAGATGGAAGAAAACAATTAGGCTTATCATGGTTTTGATCAAggataacatcatcaaaatttgAATTACTTGCAATCTCCGTAATCTTGACTACCTTATCCATTTGAAAATTCGAAATTCCCTTGGAAATAGGAACCAACTTCTTTTCTTGTGCCAGAACAGTTGTGTCTCTTCTTGGCAAAGTGCCAAACGGCACAGATTGCCTTGGATTACTCATCACGGTCGCCGTGGGAGGCTCAACCTAAATTTGTCGATGATGTAATGAATCATCAAAATCTTTTGCCACTGACTGAATGtcatcctcatcttcatctCGTGCGTCTGATTAAGAGTTCcctgactctttttttttttcgctacCCTTCAAAGTCAAAGAACGGAGccatggaccaaattgaaaaacatcatcatcaGAGGAAAAACAACCCATCTTCAATTAAGGACACTCTTTGTCTTGATGGCCAATAATTCCACATCTATAGCAAAAAATAGGAAGCCTTTCATATTTAAAGACAACCCAACTAGCCTCAAGATCTTCAATCTGAATCATGTATAAGAGGCTTGGTAATATCAACATTTACTCTAATTCGAAGAAAAGGTCCCCACTCCCCAAGCAATACCACTCTTGGGTGCATCCACCATGAGAAGCTTGCCCATCTCATTGCCAATTCAGGTTCCTACAGCCTTATTCATACTTTTAATAGGAATATTAAAAATACGAATCCAAAAGGAGGAATGACAGAAGGTGACGTTGGCTGGACTGGAATCACTATGAAATCGCTTCATCATGATCAATCTTTTATCAAAGGACTAGGGACTTTTATCTAATACAATTGTCAAATGCTCCTCTGAACCAAAAATAGCAAGAAAGAGATTTTGTCTGACCTCTTTAATAGTTACACCCTGAGAAGAACGCCAAAGATTCACACAAGTGGCTTTAAAAGCTTCCTTGTTGAAATCTTTAGTAGTTTGCAACTTGAACAAGATGCTAAACTGTGCTTTCTATTTAGAAATAGCTACCTTAGAAGCTTCCACAGCCATAATGCCTTTTTCCTCTTCTGACAATTTGAAATGTTTCCAGAGTTCTTCCATAGATGCATCCATAGTAACAAGAATAAAACAGTAGTAATAAAGAGCTATGTAAGatatattaaaaggaaaaggagaaagaaaaacaaaacttctACCACAATTTAACAACAGATATTGGAGAAgttaagggggtgtttggtacatgttttcaaataacaattttcagtttaaaaacaacattacacgtatttccatacattttttcacccacacgtatatccaaaaaaaaattgaaaatagttgtttaagtgcatgtaccaaacacTCCTTAAGTCTCACAAAGGGAAAGTGAGTTTGAAGCTTCTACAGACAAAGACTATCAAGAACCTAATAGAGAAAAGTGAAACCGGTTGGTCctctgaaattgaaaactgactAAAAGAATTTGTATGGTGTAAAGTTTTATATGTGAGTTTTTCTCCTAAAAATTTTTAAGtgaaaagaatttttattttttgataaagccGAACTATTTTGTGATAGACTTATtgtgactaattaattaatattatgagcctgtttaatccaaaaaaaaaaatgttatgccAAAagttcttaatatatatatatatatatatacatatatatatagaatttggCAATTGGCATACTGAATATGATACTACATATAAGTGGAGTAAAAATGTCAAAGTTTTGAATAACATTTCGTGtgaatatatatagttataacttataactaaataaaataaatataataactaaataaaaatttatcatctCATTCATCGctcaatataaaatatttatactaTGAAAAATCACGAATAACAACTGAGTCATTTCAAATACCCTTcctagaattattttcaaaagaaaaacaaaatttttagaaacaatCAATTTTAAAGGACATGTACATGTTCAGATTTTCTTTGGGgagtaaaaattataaaagtgcTCGAGCCAAAATAAGCTAAATGCCCAGAACACCCCAATATGGTAAGCCGATATACAttaggggatttttttttttttttgtttttgttttttttggaactGGAATATGGCAATGTGCATAggttcaaaatgaaatttaaaacatTGTTCCTATAAATTACCCAGTGGCCAATGGTATACCGCATCTCCTTCTAAGTTCCATCTCATTGGTATATACCATAGTCTATATTACTGTATGCTCAATCCTTCCCAAAAGATACTAGCATAACCGGCACAACTCTACAATATCACTGTTACCGAACCAAACGAAGTCTCTAGTTACTACTTACTAGAACCTCTTCAAACCAAATGAGGTTTTCCAGTGCCCACAAGAGCAGCTAAGGCAAGAGTTTTCTTATGCATTGCCatgaaaacacacacacacagatagaGATTAAAATATGGTAAAACCAAATAGAATTAATTAAAACTTTGGAACAATCAGCAACAATAGTCTGCCCAACAAAACTACACAGCCATGAATCATTGGGCTCAGATAAGTGATAACCTTAAAGACAAGTCTATCTATAAATTGTTTCAAAGGCCAACTGGAAATGCATGTGCTTAAAGGATTTTACGCCTTGTAAGCATATCTTGGAATCCCTCTCTTACGGAGAGAACATCTATAGCAGAGTCCAAGTTCAGCAAGAGCTTTATTGCCCAGTTACTTCAACCATTTCCTGTTCCACTGTGCTCGGCATAACTGGATAGTAGTGGTAATGAAGTTCTCCAACATCATCACCAGAGAGCTTTTTCCATCCATCAGGTCCCACATAATAAACTGATAAAAAGAACAAGTTCAAATTATACTGTGATCATGGATGTGTGgtgtttagagagagagaaagagagagaaaaaagaaagaaagaaagagagagtaccGCTAGCAACTCCACCACTGGCACCATCACGGAATGTTGCATGATAAATAGACCTTCTAGCCAACTCTGCAGCTTCTTCGATTGACATATCATACCGGTAACTGGTGTAAGCAGTGCCATAGAAAACAGAAATTTCAAATAAGTATACATTTGACTCAGAAATAAATCTGGCACAAACTGCAAGCTAATAGAAAAAGAAGGGGAGCGGGGAGAGGGGGGAAAGAAAAAGGCAGGGCTCAATTTGACTCAAAGCACACAGACTATGGAAAAATTGGATAAGGCAGCATGCTCCTATGATTATGGAAGTCATACAAGTACAAATTGACAAACTTGCATAAACAAAATGAGTGAAGCTGGCCTGTTCAGCCAAGTTCCTAAATAGTGGCATCCCCCATTTACACCACAATTCTCAGGCATCATGTACATTGTATGCTATATAAATTGATCGAGTGCAGAATATGTAAAAACAAACCTACATTCTTGCCCGCAATTACAAAATTCTAGGAACTCTTTTGAATTTCAATACTTAGCCCACAATTCAGTCCTCCCATACATCCATAAACCTAAGCAAAAAGCAGGGAGGAGGAGTTGGGAGGAAGCGGCAAATATGGGTGCCCAATAGCATAATTCAAGTCCAAAAGGAAAGGATTTTCCCAgtcctttattttatattttctttccttaataatatatgttttaatttttttctctaatatCTGATATTTCAAGGAAAGTAATACTACCTACTTCCAATCAATCTCATGCGAAATAACGTCAAAAATGCAAAATCATTGTTTCCTTCAACAAATTTCAAGAAGACATTAGGCAATGTAAAATACTGGGGAAAGAGCACACACCCATTGTCCAGGACACCATAAGCATAGGGTGAACCAGATCCAACTGAAAATCGTGTTCCTTTGAGCCTTCCTCCTTCACTGTCCACATAATATAGTCCAGGACCCTACAACCATatagaaaatacaaattacaagAGTCTGATTAAAAGATGATGTGAAAACATGACATGATACAGTCATATGTCTTTACCGTCTCATCCCATCCAGCAATCATGGTCCCAACAGACAGACCCATTCCACGGTAAGAGTACAGAATGTTTGCCAACAGCTTTGATGCTCCTGTAACTGAAATTCTGCGCTTGTTTGCCAATTCGTGCAATCGGCACTAAATAATGCCAAGAAAAGTGTCAATTAGGAAgtgacaaaagaagaaaaacacatCATATTGGGTTTTAAAGCTACTTAAAAAATGGGCACTGCCTGTGATGACATATTCACACCAGGGCATGCCAGGAGCTCAAACTATTTTCCATGGCTAGGCTATGGTCTCTTCAGTGGGCATGGGGTCAGCCACCACTTATATATTTAAGTAAAATGCCTAACTGACTTTGCATAAACAGTCAAATTAGAAGTGACTATTTAACAAATCAAATTATATTTCCTTTTTGGGagggattattattattatttctaccATTTCTATTATGCATCTTCAAAAAGAATTAAGGAATCAGTgttatgatgaaaataaatgttctttttttgttagtCAAGATAACCCAGTATGTAGAAACCCTCACCACTACACCAATTTCTAGCAACCTAATGTATATACAAAGCAATAAGACTTCACTATACTAAAAAGGTTCACTTAACAAATTGGACTTTTCCTGATAACATCAACACTACAAAGCAGACAGCATTAAGCTAACGATACTAACTTATCATAATCGTTATACACTCACTGACTCAAATTAATTGGAGCCAACATGCCTGATAAAATATGTTCTAAATCTGGGGAAAACagcaaaaacatttttaatacaTTACCTTAATGCCCAGATTTCTGTGCCAAAACTGACAGTCAGCAGCTCCTCCAGCCATAGTGCCAAGCATGTAAGGATTGATTTCAATGATTTTCTTTACAGACTGTGATGCTGATAAGATAAGGAAGGAAAGAGTAAGTGCAACATTACATTTCACATCCACTTTAGACAATGCAATTGAACACTACGATTAATGTTACTTGCAACATTAATTAGTCAATTATCTCAAAAAGGAACTCATACATGCTATTCCAGTTAACTAACAAAGgaaaatttataataccaaGCTAACTGTGAGCATGTTTGTGTGTAAATACATTCATAAGCATGATCATCAACAAGAAGTCTAGTTTCTACAAAGAAATTAATATGTACAAAATCAGCATCCAAAACCCATATATAATTATATGCAAgataggaaaaaagaaagaacagaaaTAACATACAGATATAGCCTCCCATGCTAGCTCGAGAATCAGCAGCAACCATGACACCCTCTTTGAATATGAACGCAAGCGTGGTGGTTCCCTTTGCTGGCTTCACCATCTGTATAGCCTCTTTCTGGAATCCATCAAACTGAAacagcagaaaaaaaaaaaaaaaaaaaaaaaaagagtcaataTTCAGCCAATAAAACTTCTACTTCTCTCTCATGTGAATAGAGAAATCagagaaaataacaaaacaacatTTGAACTCACATTGATAGTATTAGGAAGCGCAAAAGATGGGGCGGCAGAAATCTCATCATGAATCCCACTGCTCAGAGACCCAAAGAGCGGGGCAGTTGATTCAAGACCACTAGTATCAAGCTTCATGATTTTGTAAACTGAGAAACAATACACACAGCATAAGATCTACTGGTGGGGttaatttattgataaatacAACAGATTTGAAcccttttatcatcaaaccactAATGCACCAATTGGGTTTTTGGTTTCACCGGCATTCAAACCCAGATCTTTTATTCGGCAACAAGAAACTTTACTTTGCCAGTTAAACTAACCCGACCCCATTATTGGTGGGGTTTAGTTGTAAAATTAATCAGTCAAATCAGAATAATACAACATAAAATCACAGCCTAAGCAACCACCAGAAAAATactacaaacaaacaaacaaaaaaatgtcataCAAGCTAAAATATAAGGTGagtttacaaaaatcaatttattttcacaaacccagaaattaaaaacttacaaGAACGAAACCCACAAAAGAAATTCTCAGATTCGAGacctaaaattttctttcttatattttctccTCAAACAAGCACAGAGAGAACCTAAAAAAAAGACCACtatgaaagttcaaattaaaatcactgAGAGTAGAGATAATTGTAGCattcttacctttttttttcttgatgaaGAAGACAACGAAGAcgaagcagagagagagagagagactgaagaggattaaaataaaatgtaaaggaaaaaaagtgaTGAGGTTTTCTTGTTCTTCAGGTTAGCATGTGAGAGAGTCTGAGTGAAACTAGGCCGGGCTCGGCTTACTGTGGAAAGTCTTTTGATAGGCCCACAGTGAATGGCAATGAAAATGGGCTAGGGGATTGGtccacttcttttcttttcttttttggagggggagtttgggccttttttatgaattttttgggCCTTAAACAAAATGAGGAAGTGGactcaagagaaagagaggggaAAACGTGGGCTGAGTGTAAATTACTAATTTGCCCTTATGGCCACCgaattttcctctctttttttatcaACCAAACACAACTATCATAAAATTTCACTCTTGAAAACACTAAGTCTaagtgggtttcagttagttcaactgataaagtctctgatgattgtataagagatctggggttcaatcactgcctacaccaaaaactgattggtttcttggtctgataataaagagctatcatcaggagcgaatgccataaattaaaactctctttcaaaaaaaaaaaaaaaaaagtaagtctAGAGATGCATCCAATTTTTTACACCTAACCAATATGTCAAGTTGTGGCAGGGTAGCTCAACAACTTTGGGggtctttttttatatttaaatattaattaaataatatttattgaatttttttatttaaaatctatttaaaataatattaactactataatacaaatgagttgatatgatatacattaaattattaattggtgtGATAacttataataattgataaagtaaaaatttgcataaaaaaaaaagtaaaagatataGTGGTGTGTATGTATACATTGAGTGTGGATGTGAGTGGGTTAGTGTGTGGCTACGTGGCGTGTGGGGCCTAGGTGTGAAGTGTGAACTATGGGCTTATGGCCTTGTGTAGAATCAAGATGTGCAATGATGTGATCAATGGGCAAACTATGCAGTGCTGTGTACACTATGCAGTGTTGTCCTATTAAGTTGTGTGCATTGTGCAGTGTTGTGGGCTATGCAAGACTAGTGATGTCCTATCAATCaagtagattaaaaaatataatttaaaatatttaaattgaataaaaagcaAACTCTTCAATTTTAAATATCGAAAAGATGGAGAGGGAAAAAGGGCTAGAAGGGTTACCTCTACTATGCCCACACCGCCCCTCTTCAATCTTGAATCTACTGTGAAGGGCAGTGAACAAAAAATGATTTCAAGTTATTACAAAGAATGACTGAGCttataaaaaatgccaaataatattttaatgaccACGTTAGCGCCATGTCAGCAAGTAGGGCATTCAATCAGACACGTAGGATATTTTCGTTGGTTGGTTGACGATAAGGAcgattttaaaaatgattttctttttttgggatgaaattTGCAACGAAATTAATTTTGGGACCAAGATAGAAATtgacccaaaatatagggattaaaagtgcattttcgccAAAAATTTATCCTCACTCacttttctcttcattttggaGAGAACATTTTGGTGGGCTAGGGGAGAAAATACCTGGGTCCtaccatttattttctttcctctccacTCAATCAAACACattccaaaaaagttttcctttctattttctctctaaagTTTTACAGCCACCCtgtttcacctccaaacaaacacacccttagtcTTTTGATGTTGCAGGTGACAGAAGTGTAGATGAGACTTTAGCTTGATAGGAGGCTaggggtctgtttggatacaacttatatttgctgaaactgaaaattgaaaacactatagtaaaataattttttaatgtgtgaatagtatcatgGAATTCATGAACAATGCgtgaacagtacatgaacagtgcattttgTCTCCTGCACAATGAATCCATGTGATGTTACTGTTCACGcattgggagaaaaaaaaaaaaaaaaagttagaaaacaCAAACTTTAAACGCAAACGTGTATCCAAACCCAGTTCTTGACTTAGTTAAGGATCTTAGTTGCTTTTGTAGCATTGTCTAGCTGGCATCTGGTTAGGACTAAACTGAAGAAACGATTGCCCAACTGTCTTAGTTGCAAACGTGGGTTTTCTTACATAAATTGAATATTTAGGTTGCGTTTGGATTGGGATGAAAAGTCTGCGTCTgcgtttacgtttttttttttttttttttttttttttttcacgcgtttttgagCGTTTTGAGGggtgcggctactgttcatgcactgttcaatgaacagtagccgcaaactttgacttttcaaatatttttggaccaatcacaacacatcgtgtactgttcacggacccacaaatttcacttttcagcaactttttcattaaaaatgggtcccacgatactattcacacatttaaaaattatttcgctacagtgtttttcagttttcagtttcagttttcagttttcagctgtatccaaacggacccttagtgtgggccttgtctttttttttttttttttttttgagaatgagtgTGGGCCTTGTCTTGGTAGCGCTTTTACTCCTTTGTTGTTTCCCTTTAGccctacaaaataaataatatgggCATCGGTTTGTATCctacatggtttttttttttggttattaatGAAATAGCGTATACATTAGGCTTCCATAAACATTTGTCATAGGTTTTTGAATAATAGTTTCCatggtttaaaatatttttcatagtatttcataaaaaatatttggcatgGATTTTTGAATAATAGTTTCTTTGTTCTTAAATGATATTATTTGCTAAGAATTATTAATCTTAGTTCttaagtaaaatatttgtaataatttgCCAATAATGCACTAATTGTCTGGAACTTTGAGAAGATTTGCCAAACGGTAATAGTTTCAGCTTATTGGGTTGGTTTTGAGCTTTTGATAATTAGTCATATAAAATTGAGTTTAATATGAGAttttgggttttcagttttcatgttttatatgatattttgggataggcTATATTGTGGCCCAATTTTAGTAATGAGATGGGAGATAATTCTAGAAacccaattttaattaatggaGGATATTTTGGTATTGTTTAATAAGTGGGTAAATAATATTGAACGGGAATATGTATCTAATTAACAACCAGTATATGtgtaatttaaattaattgttGTGGGATACTTAAATAGgagattataattttttttttttttttttgagactgAAGATAGAATATATATTACTGATTGAAAAAAAACGTGTTACATGTAGAGTACAAGCTGGTTATTTGCAGACTTGTATAAGCCAAAAACTGCATACTTTGTCAACAAGTAGCTCCCTCAACAATGCCCTCAGGTAGTCAGGTTGTAGCTGAGCTCTTTCGAAATAAAACTTATTTCGTGCTCCCCAGATCGCCCACGGCATGTAGTCTCGGGTTGTTGGAGGCATATTTCACCCCTTGGGTCAATTTTCACTTTGCGTCGCTGCAAATTATCTGTTGGAGGCATATTTCACCCCTTGGGTCAATTTTCACCTTGCGTCGCTGCAAATTATCTCTTGTGGGCAGTATTTGAACAGGCCCTCCAAAATAGAGTCCGTACTTTTGGAGGAATGTTTAATTTCCATATCTTCTTCCAGAAACTCCCATCACTTTTGGCCTGTGAGTGCGCAGTTGGAGATTTGTTTAGAAGCCCAAGCGCTACCCCGTAGGCTGATTTGACTGTAAACTTCTGAGAGGCATTTTCCTTCCATATCAACTCATTCATGGAGTTCAGATTATCCAAGGGTACAACTAGGATTTCTTGCTGGAGATTATAACTTCCAATAATAAGAATATAGTAGTAATCCAATACTAAAAGCTTGTGAGTGCACAAACGTAAATCTTAAAatatctagtttttttttcttcaaataattattaatttctttcaatATCTCAATTATGATACTTGTTGAACACTTATTTGTAAAACCATTAAATTTAACAACTTTATCCTCAATTTCTTTGTATTAATACCACTATGATCATACCAAAATCATGAAGTATTAACTAGGCATGTTAAATATATTTCCTGCAAAATATGGTTGCATTCTTATGAAGATTTTTCATATGCGTatagtattttaaatataaaataaaaagctgtaaaaacttgtaaattctaaactatgttattttatttaataccTTAATTAAGTTTCAAACATATTATTTTCAAATCTTGATCAAATTCATGATCTACAAAAATAAGGTCTAGTGTAGGGTGGACTCAACGTATTTTGGAGTCAGATTCAAAACATTTTTGGGCCAGACATAAGTGCAAAATGTAttattacttaatattttataaatgatacacgaattagaaaaaaattaacatttttataataatttaatatattaattggactatttttatatatttataaattgtattaaaaaaacttttaattctaaaaatattgaaaaaattagcataaaaaaatatcatattttaaatgGTCACCATCTCTCTTGGGAATGTTGAACTTCAGTTATTGAACAATGGATTTCAGTAATGAATTTGTCCCGAAAactattaattctaattttaattttgatagagaTGAGAAATGAAGAGTAACATTTTTGGGAGATCGAAAATTTTTACACTTTTGAACTACAGCaaacatattaaaacatattaataaaatgttgatatagggacacgatttttaacgacccaagaatgacattgggctcgtatgtaaaagGCCCGAACAATACAAttcatagagagtgggcttgaaaggctggaccttggtcgtTGGACGGTGGCTTAATCGTGACTTTCATAGAAGCTCATACAAAGGTAGGCTTGGCCAGAATGGCTAGGCTTC
This genomic stretch from Quercus robur chromosome 4, dhQueRobu3.1, whole genome shotgun sequence harbors:
- the LOC126723087 gene encoding proteasome subunit beta type-5 → MKLDTSGLESTAPLFGSLSSGIHDEISAAPSFALPNTINFDGFQKEAIQMVKPAKGTTTLAFIFKEGVMVAADSRASMGGYISSQSVKKIIEINPYMLGTMAGGAADCQFWHRNLGIKCRLHELANKRRISVTGASKLLANILYSYRGMGLSVGTMIAGWDETGPGLYYVDSEGGRLKGTRFSVGSGSPYAYGVLDNGYRYDMSIEEAAELARRSIYHATFRDGASGGVASVYYVGPDGWKKLSGDDVGELHYHYYPVMPSTVEQEMVEVTGQ